A single region of the Neisseria zoodegmatis genome encodes:
- the leuS gene encoding leucine--tRNA ligase has protein sequence MQEQYQPSAVEPAAQAKWDEARLFNVAEDASKPKYYCLSMFPYPSGKLHMGHVRNYTIGDVLSRYKLLNGFNVLQPMGWDAFGMPAENAAIDRQVAPAKWTYENIAYMRKQLKSLGFAFDWERELATCTPEYYRWEQLLFTKLFEKGVIYRKNGTVNWDPVDQTVLANEQVIDGRGWRSGALIEKREIPMYYFKITDYAEQLLSDLDGLNWPEQVKTMQRNWIGKSRGVQVRFALDEDSKQGLEGDYAEYLQVYTTRPDTLLGVTYVAVAAEHPLATAAAADKPELQAFISECKSGSVAEADMATMEKKGVPTGRYVINPLNGDKLEVWIANYVLWGYGDGAVMAVPGHDERDFEFANKYRLPIKQVVESTLEQPAYNPTEWQDWYGDKENTRLINSGEFDGMDFQTAFDAISAKLQSLNAGAPKTQYRLRDWGISRQRYWGCPIPIIHCESCGDVPVPVDQLPVVLPEDVVPDGSGSPLAKMPEFYETTCPHCGGPAKRETDTMDTFMESSWYQFRYMSPKFSDGMVAPEAARYWQQADQYIGGIEHAILHLLYARFFTKLMNEESIVPVKEPFASLLTQGMVLQATYYRETEGGKKQWFNPAEVEVQTDDKGRPVSAVLRSDGLPVVIGGVEKMSKSKNNGVDPQELIEAYGADTARLFMMFASPPEQSLEWSDAGVEGAHRFLRRLWRTVFEYINRGGTVNAFSDGHDSLSKELKDLRHKLHATIAKVSDDYGRRLQFNTAIAAVMELLNQYDKTDCSSEQGRAVAQEVLEAVVRLLWPIVPHICEALWSELRNDTPLWQAAWPQADAAALVKSEIEIMVQVNGKLRGKVTVPADADKAAVEAAAIATEGAMKFMEGKEPKKIIVVPGRLVNIVV, from the coding sequence ATGCAAGAACAATACCAACCGTCTGCCGTCGAGCCGGCAGCACAAGCCAAATGGGATGAAGCCCGTTTGTTTAACGTGGCCGAAGACGCGTCCAAACCCAAATACTACTGCCTCTCCATGTTCCCCTATCCCAGCGGCAAGCTGCACATGGGGCATGTACGCAACTACACCATCGGCGACGTATTGAGCCGCTACAAACTGCTCAACGGCTTCAACGTGCTGCAACCGATGGGCTGGGACGCTTTCGGCATGCCCGCCGAAAACGCCGCCATCGACCGCCAAGTCGCCCCTGCCAAATGGACTTACGAAAATATTGCCTACATGCGCAAACAGCTGAAAAGCTTGGGTTTTGCGTTTGACTGGGAACGCGAGCTGGCCACCTGCACCCCCGAATATTACCGCTGGGAGCAGCTTCTGTTTACCAAGCTGTTTGAAAAAGGCGTGATTTACCGCAAAAACGGCACGGTAAACTGGGATCCGGTCGACCAAACCGTATTGGCCAACGAGCAAGTGATCGACGGGCGCGGCTGGCGTTCGGGCGCGTTAATCGAAAAACGCGAAATCCCCATGTATTACTTCAAAATCACCGATTACGCCGAGCAGCTTTTGAGTGATTTGGACGGCCTCAACTGGCCGGAGCAAGTCAAAACCATGCAGCGCAACTGGATCGGCAAATCGCGCGGCGTACAAGTGCGTTTTGCGTTAGACGAAGACAGCAAACAAGGCTTGGAAGGCGATTATGCCGAATATCTTCAAGTCTACACTACCCGCCCCGACACCTTGCTGGGCGTAACCTACGTTGCCGTGGCCGCCGAGCATCCGCTGGCTACCGCCGCCGCAGCCGACAAGCCCGAACTGCAAGCGTTTATCTCCGAATGCAAATCAGGCAGCGTGGCCGAGGCCGATATGGCGACGATGGAAAAAAAAGGCGTGCCGACCGGCCGCTATGTGATTAATCCGCTCAACGGCGACAAGCTGGAAGTGTGGATTGCCAACTATGTATTGTGGGGCTATGGCGACGGTGCGGTAATGGCCGTGCCCGGCCACGACGAGCGAGATTTCGAGTTCGCCAACAAATACCGGCTGCCTATTAAACAAGTTGTCGAATCCACTTTGGAACAACCTGCCTACAACCCGACCGAATGGCAGGATTGGTACGGCGACAAAGAAAACACCCGCCTGATCAACAGCGGCGAATTCGACGGCATGGACTTTCAGACGGCCTTTGATGCCATTTCCGCCAAACTGCAATCCCTAAACGCCGGCGCACCGAAAACCCAATACCGCCTGCGCGACTGGGGCATTTCGCGCCAACGCTACTGGGGCTGCCCGATTCCGATTATCCATTGCGAAAGCTGCGGCGACGTACCCGTACCGGTCGACCAGTTGCCCGTGGTGCTGCCCGAAGATGTCGTACCCGACGGCAGCGGTTCGCCTTTGGCCAAAATGCCCGAATTCTACGAAACCACCTGCCCGCACTGCGGCGGCCCGGCCAAACGCGAAACCGATACCATGGATACCTTTATGGAATCGAGCTGGTATCAATTCCGCTATATGTCGCCCAAGTTTTCAGACGGCATGGTTGCGCCCGAAGCCGCCCGATACTGGCAGCAGGCCGACCAATACATCGGCGGTATCGAACACGCCATCCTGCACCTCTTATACGCCCGCTTCTTCACCAAACTGATGAACGAAGAAAGCATCGTGCCGGTAAAAGAACCCTTCGCCAGCCTGCTCACGCAAGGCATGGTGCTGCAAGCTACCTACTACCGCGAAACCGAAGGCGGCAAAAAACAATGGTTCAACCCCGCCGAAGTAGAAGTGCAAACCGACGACAAAGGCCGCCCCGTCTCCGCCGTATTGCGTTCAGACGGCCTGCCCGTTGTGATCGGCGGCGTGGAAAAAATGTCGAAATCGAAAAACAACGGCGTCGACCCGCAAGAGTTGATCGAAGCCTACGGTGCCGACACCGCCCGCCTGTTTATGATGTTCGCCTCGCCGCCCGAACAATCGCTCGAATGGAGCGATGCCGGCGTAGAAGGCGCACACCGCTTCCTGCGCCGCCTGTGGCGCACCGTGTTTGAATACATCAACCGGGGCGGCACAGTCAACGCCTTTTCAGACGGCCACGACAGCCTAAGCAAAGAGCTGAAAGACCTGCGCCACAAACTGCACGCCACCATCGCCAAAGTCAGCGACGACTACGGCCGCCGCCTGCAATTCAACACCGCCATCGCCGCCGTGATGGAATTGCTCAACCAATACGACAAAACCGATTGCTCGTCCGAACAAGGACGTGCCGTGGCGCAAGAAGTGTTGGAAGCCGTTGTCCGCCTGCTGTGGCCGATTGTGCCGCACATCTGCGAAGCCTTGTGGAGCGAGTTACGCAACGATACCCCGCTGTGGCAAGCCGCTTGGCCGCAAGCCGATGCCGCCGCCTTGGTGAAATCCGAAATAGAAATCATGGTGCAGGTAAACGGCAAACTGCGCGGCAAAGTAACCGTACCCGCCGATGCCGACAAAGCCGCCGTCGAAGCCGCCGCCATCGCCACCGAAGGCGCAATGAAATTCATGGAAGGCAAAGAGCCGAAGAAAATCATCGTCGTCCCCGGCCGTTTGGTGAATATTGTGGTGTGA
- a CDS encoding class I SAM-dependent methyltransferase, which translates to MSRWDERYQPEEYVFGTEPNEFIARIRPYLPPQGKALDLATGEGRNGVFLAQLGLETEGVDMSARGLEKAQKLAQSKGVDFTTRLDNITEMDMPSEHYSVITSVFCHFPEPERTRTMQRIIRSLKSGGLFAGVFYHPDQIAYGTGGPSDPALLGNLEEMQQALSGLEWLIAEHSVREMNEGSRHQGLSSVICLLGKKPHP; encoded by the coding sequence ATGTCGCGCTGGGATGAACGCTACCAACCCGAAGAATATGTGTTCGGTACCGAGCCAAACGAATTTATCGCCCGCATCCGCCCGTATCTTCCCCCGCAAGGCAAGGCGCTCGATTTGGCTACCGGCGAGGGGCGCAACGGCGTGTTCCTTGCACAATTAGGCTTGGAAACGGAAGGCGTAGATATGTCGGCACGCGGTTTGGAAAAAGCACAAAAGCTGGCTCAAAGCAAAGGCGTGGACTTTACCACCCGTCTCGACAACATAACGGAAATGGACATGCCGTCTGAACATTATTCGGTGATCACTTCGGTGTTCTGCCATTTCCCCGAGCCGGAGCGCACGCGCACCATGCAGCGCATCATCCGCTCATTAAAAAGCGGAGGCTTGTTTGCAGGCGTGTTTTACCACCCCGATCAAATTGCTTACGGCACAGGAGGCCCCAGCGATCCGGCATTGTTGGGCAACTTGGAAGAAATGCAACAGGCCTTGTCCGGCTTAGAATGGTTGATTGCCGAACACTCTGTAAGGGAAATGAACGAAGGCAGCCGCCATCAAGGTTTAAGCTCGGTCATCTGCCTGCTGGGCAAAAAACCTCATCCATAA
- a CDS encoding DUF58 domain-containing protein, with product MWPSRKHKLPAVAGRSPDLASLHCRPTRLGAGLLVTVLLLWLVGLNYQVNLAYAAAFWLAGFLAVAVLLNLRQLLDVQIDVNMPKEVFAGHTAVLELTARQNSRRRWLWLCSEDDFLNPNQTAAKLWQPWQVNSDGLSVYHWQIPALMRGYLRVPPLRTAAVAPFGMSMVQCVWHWPSDAVVFPAPIPHDLPDGRERGGETDRKRAPVQGGDDLSYLQPHQEGASLQHVAWKAYAKTGQMLDKRFEEPQTAVRNTVISYLDYPAGTSKDRLAGLLCFRVLEAERSGQTYSLELPQRVIAPQKGQREICLTALGLW from the coding sequence ATGTGGCCGTCGCGTAAACACAAACTGCCCGCCGTGGCAGGGCGTTCTCCCGATTTGGCTTCACTGCATTGCCGCCCGACCCGTTTGGGTGCCGGCCTGTTGGTAACGGTGTTGCTGCTGTGGCTGGTGGGGCTGAATTATCAGGTCAATCTGGCGTATGCCGCCGCTTTCTGGCTGGCAGGTTTTTTGGCGGTGGCGGTGTTACTGAATCTGCGCCAGCTTTTGGATGTGCAGATAGATGTCAACATGCCGAAAGAGGTGTTTGCGGGACATACGGCGGTGCTCGAATTAACCGCTCGGCAAAACTCGCGCCGCCGTTGGTTGTGGCTGTGCAGCGAAGACGATTTCCTCAATCCCAACCAAACAGCGGCGAAACTCTGGCAGCCGTGGCAGGTGAATTCAGACGGCCTCTCCGTGTATCACTGGCAGATTCCCGCGCTGATGCGGGGCTATTTGCGCGTACCGCCGCTGCGCACGGCTGCGGTAGCGCCGTTCGGCATGAGCATGGTGCAGTGCGTGTGGCATTGGCCGAGCGATGCTGTAGTGTTTCCCGCACCGATTCCGCACGATCTGCCCGACGGCCGTGAGCGCGGCGGCGAAACCGACCGCAAACGAGCGCCTGTTCAGGGCGGCGACGATTTGTCTTATTTGCAGCCTCATCAAGAAGGCGCGTCGTTGCAGCATGTGGCTTGGAAAGCCTATGCAAAAACCGGCCAAATGCTGGATAAGCGTTTTGAAGAACCGCAAACAGCTGTCCGCAATACTGTGATTTCGTATCTGGATTACCCCGCCGGCACCTCCAAAGACCGCTTGGCAGGCTTGCTGTGTTTCCGCGTTTTGGAAGCCGAACGCAGCGGGCAGACATATTCGCTGGAGCTGCCGCAACGGGTGATTGCCCCGCAGAAAGGGCAGCGCGAAATCTGCCTGACGGCGTTGGGATTGTGGTAG
- a CDS encoding J domain-containing protein, which produces MSKRIRTHYDNLKVSQDAPIEVIRAAYRSLCKKYHPDQNHDNPDADRIMSLINRSYAILSDPEQRRAHDEWIASQQHGGMAGEDRTFAAESESGAGQPFNMRPSETETEYPPQHTFKKRRLWLGLVFFLAVLAGLFWLADQQRQAVSDMPAVRSGDAGASYPEFAQYWEGYPVLAENGNGMVKIDNADNRSPVFVQIYPADKKTAIRTLYIPPAADFTVFKLAAGAYTLRYRQLQTDDWEQAEFQVSDGPGQAEHVLLKPARIVTP; this is translated from the coding sequence ATGTCGAAGCGCATACGCACCCATTACGACAATCTGAAAGTTTCACAGGATGCGCCGATAGAAGTAATCCGCGCAGCCTACCGCTCGCTGTGCAAAAAGTATCATCCCGACCAAAATCACGATAATCCCGATGCCGACCGCATCATGAGCCTGATCAACCGTTCCTACGCCATATTGTCCGACCCCGAACAGCGCCGCGCACACGATGAATGGATTGCCTCGCAACAGCACGGTGGTATGGCAGGCGAAGACAGAACGTTTGCCGCAGAAAGCGAAAGCGGGGCAGGGCAGCCGTTTAACATGAGGCCGTCTGAAACCGAAACGGAATATCCGCCGCAACACACATTCAAAAAACGCCGCTTGTGGCTGGGGCTGGTGTTTTTTCTGGCGGTGCTGGCAGGTTTGTTTTGGCTGGCCGATCAGCAGCGCCAAGCCGTATCGGATATGCCTGCCGTCCGCAGCGGCGATGCGGGTGCATCTTATCCCGAGTTTGCCCAATATTGGGAAGGCTATCCCGTGTTGGCCGAAAACGGCAACGGCATGGTGAAGATAGACAATGCCGATAACCGCTCGCCAGTGTTTGTGCAGATTTATCCGGCGGATAAAAAAACCGCCATCCGCACGCTGTATATCCCGCCCGCCGCCGACTTTACCGTGTTCAAACTGGCGGCAGGGGCTTACACGCTGCGCTACCGCCAGTTGCAGACCGACGATTGGGAGCAAGCCGAGTTTCAGGTTTCAGACGGCCCCGGCCAAGCGGAACATGTTTTGCTGAAACCCGCCCGCATCGTTACGCCTTGA
- a CDS encoding Slam-dependent surface lipoprotein, translated as MKLNLKKTAAVILAATLSAGAFADYHDYWTPDQSYYDNKVKEKAAKKAAKAAKKAAKARLPKPESEAVNKKLLKSAAYQSGIHYKALDHHRASVDRNGVKTIVAKNHYTGQDIGKFSFNSIRSGGASVQYGEWVGREFAKGSNRAVFYSGDSRTRNMPTYGTATYAVKGFNQYKGNNLMTGTLRADFGARTLAGSLKNSAVNMNVNTYIDTKDAEFEGYAYANGHVGKVEGNFFGNNASSLAGVAKFKTNHNLNTAFGGVKK; from the coding sequence ATGAAACTCAACCTGAAAAAAACTGCTGCTGTTATCTTGGCTGCAACTTTGAGCGCCGGCGCTTTTGCCGATTACCATGATTACTGGACGCCGGATCAATCTTATTACGATAACAAAGTAAAAGAGAAGGCTGCGAAAAAAGCTGCCAAAGCTGCTAAGAAAGCTGCCAAAGCCAGATTGCCTAAGCCTGAATCTGAAGCTGTAAACAAAAAACTGCTGAAAAGCGCAGCATACCAATCCGGTATTCACTACAAAGCTTTGGATCACCACAGAGCGAGTGTTGACCGCAACGGCGTGAAAACCATCGTTGCCAAAAACCACTATACTGGTCAGGACATCGGTAAATTCTCGTTCAACAGCATCCGCAGCGGCGGGGCGAGCGTACAGTACGGCGAATGGGTAGGCCGCGAGTTTGCCAAAGGTTCTAACCGTGCCGTGTTCTACTCAGGCGACAGCCGCACCCGCAACATGCCTACTTATGGTACTGCTACTTATGCGGTTAAAGGCTTTAACCAATATAAAGGCAACAACCTGATGACCGGTACTTTGAGAGCCGACTTCGGTGCCCGTACCTTGGCAGGTTCGCTGAAAAACTCAGCGGTTAACATGAACGTTAACACTTACATCGATACCAAAGATGCAGAGTTTGAAGGCTACGCCTACGCTAACGGCCATGTAGGTAAAGTTGAAGGTAACTTCTTCGGCAACAACGCCTCAAGCTTGGCTGGTGTGGCTAAGTTCAAAACCAACCACAATCTGAACACTGCGTTCGGCGGTGTGAAGAAGTAA
- the pyk gene encoding pyruvate kinase: MNASQRDLTRIRHNTKIVATLGPGSNNVDLLKDMIAIGGLNVVRFNFSHGTPEFHQENARIVREAAKLAGREVAIMADLQGPKIRVGKIEGGSIKLEAGEKLLLDAALEGEGSRERVGLDYRDLPKDVKAGDILLLDDGLLTLIVDSVGGSEILTTVQNSHVLKSNKGINKQGGGLSAGALTEKDFRDLKTAVAIGCDYLAVSFVKSAEDMHTARRLVEQEMQGSDAVRPGLVAKIERVEAITHLDEIILASDGIMVARGDLAVEVGNAAVPALQKRMIRRARELRRFSITATQMMESMITNPVPTRAEVSDVANAVLDGTDAVMCSAETAIGAYPFETVRQMALICAAAEAEQDSLNGVSEEYSDEAVSTNLAIAGGAVHVARAVNARAIVTLTESGSTAFEISRHSIQLPIYALTPSISAQRRMAMYRGVRPMILATSTDHDTALEQVEKTLVERQVLAAGDQYIITSGSRMRETGSTNMLQIFTVRG; the protein is encoded by the coding sequence ATGAATGCTTCACAACGCGATTTAACCCGCATCCGCCATAATACTAAAATCGTGGCCACCCTCGGCCCGGGCAGCAACAATGTTGACCTGTTGAAAGATATGATTGCCATAGGCGGCTTGAATGTCGTCCGCTTCAATTTCAGCCACGGCACGCCCGAATTTCATCAAGAAAACGCCCGCATCGTCCGCGAAGCTGCCAAACTGGCCGGCCGCGAGGTGGCGATTATGGCCGACCTGCAAGGCCCGAAAATCCGTGTGGGCAAAATCGAAGGCGGCAGCATCAAGCTTGAAGCCGGTGAAAAACTGCTGCTCGATGCGGCTTTGGAAGGCGAGGGCAGCCGCGAACGCGTCGGCCTCGATTACCGCGACCTGCCCAAAGATGTGAAAGCCGGAGACATTTTATTGCTCGACGACGGCCTGCTCACTTTGATTGTGGACAGCGTCGGCGGCAGCGAAATCCTGACCACCGTTCAAAACAGCCATGTGTTGAAAAGCAATAAAGGCATCAACAAACAGGGCGGCGGCCTTTCTGCGGGCGCGCTCACCGAAAAAGATTTCCGCGATTTGAAAACCGCCGTCGCCATCGGCTGCGACTATTTGGCGGTCAGCTTTGTGAAGTCTGCCGAAGACATGCACACCGCCCGCCGTTTGGTCGAGCAGGAAATGCAGGGCAGCGACGCCGTGCGTCCCGGCTTGGTGGCGAAAATCGAACGGGTGGAAGCGATTACCCATCTTGATGAAATCATTTTGGCTTCAGACGGCATCATGGTTGCCCGCGGCGATTTGGCGGTAGAAGTCGGCAACGCCGCCGTGCCCGCCCTGCAAAAACGCATGATCCGCCGCGCCCGCGAGCTGCGCCGTTTCAGCATTACCGCCACGCAGATGATGGAAAGCATGATTACCAACCCCGTGCCGACCCGCGCCGAAGTGAGCGACGTGGCCAATGCCGTGCTGGACGGCACCGACGCGGTGATGTGCTCGGCAGAAACCGCCATCGGTGCGTATCCGTTTGAAACCGTGCGTCAGATGGCGCTGATTTGCGCCGCCGCCGAAGCCGAGCAGGATTCGCTCAACGGCGTGAGCGAAGAATACAGCGACGAGGCGGTGAGCACCAATTTGGCGATTGCCGGCGGCGCGGTTCACGTTGCCCGAGCCGTCAACGCGCGCGCCATTGTTACCCTCACCGAAAGCGGTTCGACCGCGTTTGAAATCAGCCGCCACAGCATCCAGCTGCCGATTTACGCGCTGACGCCGAGCATTTCCGCCCAGCGCCGCATGGCCATGTACCGCGGCGTCCGCCCCATGATTTTGGCGACCAGCACCGACCACGATACCGCTTTGGAGCAGGTGGAAAAAACGCTGGTCGAGCGCCAAGTGCTGGCTGCGGGCGACCAATACATCATCACCAGCGGCTCGCGTATGCGCGAAACCGGCTCGACCAATATGCTGCAAATTTTCACCGTGCGCGGGTAA
- a CDS encoding AAA family ATPase — protein MNNHIQHALHQLNSLILGKETVLKQLMAAILAGGHVLLEDVPGVGKTTLAHGLAAVLGLDYRRVQFTNDMLPSDLLGVNVFRPNEGRFEFHPGPVFHSFLLADEINRASPKLQSALLEAMEEHQVSVDGKTYSLPEPFIVVATQNPTEQLGTFPLPESQLDRFMMRLSMGYPVADAEKQLYFQGDRRQALPALQAVCNAQTLQQWQQQAAQVKFAQAAADYVYRLVQATRQPGRFVLGLSPRAGLAVVNAAKAWAFMQGRGHVLPEDIKAVWVPVANHRLQPVQQGMTSAQILADLLNHVAVA, from the coding sequence ATGAATAATCACATCCAACACGCATTACACCAGCTTAACTCGCTGATTCTGGGGAAAGAAACCGTTTTAAAACAATTGATGGCCGCCATACTCGCAGGCGGGCACGTGCTGCTGGAGGATGTGCCCGGCGTGGGTAAAACCACATTGGCGCACGGCTTGGCGGCGGTGTTGGGGCTGGACTACCGCCGCGTGCAGTTCACCAACGATATGCTGCCTTCGGATTTGCTCGGGGTGAATGTGTTCCGCCCGAACGAAGGCCGCTTCGAGTTTCACCCCGGCCCCGTATTCCATTCTTTTTTATTGGCCGACGAAATCAACCGTGCTTCGCCCAAGCTGCAATCTGCGCTGTTGGAGGCGATGGAAGAGCATCAGGTATCGGTGGACGGTAAAACCTACTCGCTGCCCGAGCCGTTTATCGTGGTGGCAACACAAAACCCGACCGAGCAGCTGGGTACGTTTCCGCTGCCCGAATCACAACTCGACCGTTTTATGATGCGGTTGAGCATGGGTTATCCCGTGGCCGATGCCGAAAAACAGCTTTATTTTCAGGGCGACCGCCGTCAAGCGCTTCCCGCTTTGCAGGCGGTGTGCAATGCGCAGACGCTGCAACAATGGCAGCAACAGGCGGCGCAGGTGAAGTTTGCACAGGCTGCCGCAGACTATGTGTACCGTTTGGTGCAGGCTACGCGCCAGCCGGGGCGGTTTGTGCTGGGACTCAGCCCGCGCGCGGGTTTGGCTGTGGTGAATGCGGCGAAAGCATGGGCGTTTATGCAGGGCAGAGGGCATGTGCTGCCGGAAGACATCAAAGCGGTATGGGTGCCGGTGGCCAACCACCGTTTGCAGCCGGTGCAGCAAGGCATGACCAGCGCACAGATTTTGGCGGATCTGCTCAATCATGTGGCCGTCGCGTAA
- a CDS encoding TraB/GumN family protein translates to MMNLKTRLVKLAGTCALLAALPFAQAEPAPSFNWHSPKLTSNVWKVSKPGQPDSYLLGTLHLGLKNKPLSKQAKALLAKTDKLVTEVDMLPDEKAVEEMGAYMGQQMISPNSLRTALGEKEFTNLKRHFERSAKLSVFLPVLENLQPWAAVMLMMEYNPKGYSAENGVDILLSQAAKKAGKPRGSLENVQDVFHHFSSIPNDLALAMLKSMVKYHAQDTADIRTLHRLYAQNRFKDIPAFMDKNLSKPRMKPEEVTAARKWMEQDLIATRNRAWMPEIQKNVDTQKTLIAVGIGHLASQEGLIEQLRRKGYTVTPEPALKAWH, encoded by the coding sequence ATGATGAATCTGAAAACCCGCTTGGTTAAATTGGCAGGCACATGCGCCTTATTGGCGGCTTTGCCGTTTGCACAAGCGGAACCTGCCCCGTCTTTCAACTGGCACTCGCCCAAGCTGACCAGCAACGTTTGGAAAGTCAGCAAACCGGGGCAGCCGGATTCTTACCTGCTCGGCACGCTGCATCTCGGCCTGAAAAACAAACCGTTAAGCAAGCAGGCAAAGGCTTTGCTGGCCAAAACAGACAAACTGGTTACCGAAGTCGATATGTTGCCCGATGAAAAAGCGGTTGAAGAGATGGGCGCATATATGGGGCAGCAGATGATTTCGCCAAATTCATTGCGCACCGCTTTGGGCGAAAAAGAATTTACCAACTTGAAACGCCATTTCGAGCGCTCGGCCAAGCTGTCGGTTTTCTTGCCGGTATTGGAAAACCTGCAACCGTGGGCGGCCGTGATGCTAATGATGGAATACAATCCCAAAGGATACAGCGCCGAAAACGGCGTGGACATCCTGCTCTCGCAAGCAGCCAAGAAAGCAGGCAAACCGCGCGGCAGCTTGGAAAACGTTCAAGACGTGTTCCACCACTTTTCTTCCATTCCCAACGATCTGGCGTTGGCTATGCTGAAAAGCATGGTGAAATACCACGCGCAAGACACCGCCGACATCCGCACTTTGCACCGTCTATATGCGCAAAACCGCTTCAAAGACATTCCGGCGTTTATGGACAAAAACCTCTCGAAACCGCGCATGAAGCCGGAAGAAGTTACCGCCGCGCGCAAGTGGATGGAGCAAGACCTGATCGCCACCCGCAACCGCGCATGGATGCCGGAAATCCAAAAAAACGTCGATACTCAGAAAACATTGATTGCCGTGGGCATCGGCCACCTTGCCAGCCAAGAAGGTTTGATCGAGCAACTGCGCCGCAAAGGCTATACGGTTACGCCCGAACCTGCGCTGAAAGCATGGCATTAA
- a CDS encoding surface lipoprotein assembly modifier → MLKKTVWLCLVAVSWPALAQDDDTQQRLWQNTRQMDRAQEREVWEKDAEAQAAMRGEETAPQDTGAALYEAVNHSDWPAARRLLAEYEQQADHDQDVALLARASLARADGKWKESKRHYETLLERQPDFTRGRLDLARLLYEGHLNREAQSQFVQIARAPDLPESVRENIASFQTALNQRNSWRGSVQIGGVWNSNINHSPGTGKEWCHRLSDEDDECSSVLQADPVESGVGARYESTAVRRWQISGHHGVTARGIAYGTVYRNRKERGSHTVNVSAGYQFENHRDSFTLAPVFEWNNSGGKTEQLGYGVRGEWERSGSNWLWNTELEWTRLNYVERFNHLDGHMVTANNTLTYLPRHDIMLYAGLDYQRRTAQSDVFAYRQTSARVGAVKIFPQGFSSAFNATFRRRSHDGYEAFFQNRRRDNEQIYTLSLTADRWKVAGLKPVLNLKHRRVNGNIGLNSYKQNEIGLALQKTF, encoded by the coding sequence ATGTTGAAAAAAACAGTTTGGCTGTGTTTGGTGGCGGTGAGTTGGCCTGCCTTGGCGCAAGACGACGATACCCAGCAGCGCTTGTGGCAGAACACCCGCCAGATGGACAGGGCGCAAGAGCGCGAAGTGTGGGAGAAAGATGCCGAAGCGCAGGCTGCGATGCGCGGAGAAGAAACCGCACCTCAAGACACCGGCGCCGCACTTTACGAAGCGGTGAACCATAGCGATTGGCCTGCCGCACGCCGCCTGCTTGCAGAATACGAACAACAAGCCGACCACGACCAAGACGTTGCCCTGCTGGCGCGTGCTTCGTTGGCGCGTGCCGACGGCAAATGGAAAGAATCCAAGCGGCACTACGAAACCTTGCTGGAACGCCAGCCCGACTTCACCCGCGGCCGCCTCGATTTGGCCAGACTGTTGTATGAAGGCCATCTGAACCGTGAAGCCCAATCGCAGTTTGTGCAGATTGCCCGGGCGCCGGATCTGCCCGAAAGTGTTCGCGAAAACATTGCCTCTTTTCAGACGGCCTTAAACCAACGCAATTCATGGCGAGGGTCGGTACAAATCGGCGGCGTATGGAACAGCAACATCAACCACAGCCCCGGCACAGGCAAAGAGTGGTGCCACCGGCTGAGCGACGAAGACGACGAATGCAGCAGCGTCTTGCAGGCCGACCCCGTTGAAAGCGGCGTGGGCGCAAGATACGAAAGCACCGCCGTGCGCCGTTGGCAAATCAGTGGGCATCACGGCGTAACAGCCCGCGGTATTGCCTACGGAACCGTTTACCGCAACCGCAAAGAGCGCGGCTCGCACACAGTCAATGTGAGCGCCGGCTACCAGTTTGAAAACCACCGCGACAGCTTTACTTTGGCGCCGGTGTTTGAGTGGAACAACAGCGGCGGCAAAACCGAGCAGCTCGGCTACGGTGTGCGCGGCGAGTGGGAAAGAAGCGGCAGCAACTGGCTGTGGAACACCGAGCTGGAATGGACGCGCCTGAATTATGTCGAGCGTTTCAACCATTTGGACGGCCACATGGTTACCGCCAACAATACGCTCACCTACCTCCCGCGCCACGACATCATGCTTTACGCCGGTTTAGATTACCAACGCCGCACGGCACAGAGCGATGTGTTTGCTTACCGCCAAACTTCCGCGCGGGTCGGCGCAGTGAAAATATTCCCGCAGGGCTTCAGTTCGGCCTTTAATGCCACCTTCCGCCGCCGCTCTCACGACGGATACGAAGCTTTCTTCCAAAACCGCCGCCGCGACAACGAGCAGATTTACACCCTCAGTCTCACCGCCGACCGCTGGAAAGTGGCGGGCTTGAAGCCGGTGCTGAATCTGAAGCACCGCAGAGTGAACGGCAATATCGGTTTGAACAGCTACAAGCAAAACGAAATCGGCTTGGCGCTGCAAAAAACCTTCTAA